Below is a genomic region from Nitrospiraceae bacterium.
CCGGTTCTGTTGAAGTACGTCGAGCATAGCCTGGTGGATCCGACCGTTACTCGCGACCAGCTCTTTTCCGTAAATCGAGTGCTTCCCGCCCTTGAAATTCGTTACCGTGCCACCCGCTTCTTCGAGAATCACGATCCCGGCAGCCATATCCCAGGGGTTCAGTGCAACCTCCCAAAACCCATCGAAGCGGCCGCTCGCGACGTAACAGAGGTCCAAAGCCGCCGTGCCGGTCCGGCGTAAGCCCTGCGCTTTCAGGGCAAATCGGACGAAATGGTCCAGATTATTATTCGCCGTCTCCCGAATGTCATAGGCGAAGCCGGTAACGAGCAGGGCACGATCGAGATGATCTGTAGCGGAGACCGAAATCGGCGCGTCATTGAGGAAGGCGCCCTGGCCTCGCCGAGCCGTATAGAGTTCGTCCCGGGTGGGGTCGAATACGACACCGACGAGACTACGCCCTTCGTGTTCGACCCCGATGGAG
It encodes:
- a CDS encoding inositol monophosphatase family protein, encoding MPVSCAQDPPTDVLLATAVEAARQAGEVLRECARVGFHIEHKNVINLVTDADCRAEQRIIDVIQRTFPSHRILAEERGLAQRSSSPYQWVIDPLDGTTNFAHGFPAYCVSIGVEHEGRSLVGVVFDPTRDELYTARRGQGAFLNDAPISVSATDHLDRALLVTGFAYDIRETANNNLDHFVRFALKAQGLRRTGTAALDLCYVASGRFDGFWEVALNPWDMAAGIVILEEAGGTVTNFKGGKHSIYGKELVASNGRIHQAMLDVLQQNRPHQ